The Neochlamydia sp. S13 genome has a segment encoding these proteins:
- a CDS encoding DUF4277 domain-containing protein: protein MQIDTQNVDHLGFVAGMYEEIGLADLIDQAVGDQAKNKHLTYRQAVKCMILNGLGFVSRTLYMYSEYFEDKRIDHLQRNLKIPAYKKVAKLKFR from the coding sequence ATGCAAATAGATACACAAAACGTCGATCATTTAGGATTTGTGGCTGGAATGTATGAGGAAATAGGATTAGCTGACCTTATTGACCAAGCAGTAGGTGACCAGGCAAAGAATAAGCATCTAACCTATAGGCAAGCTGTTAAATGCATGATCTTAAATGGATTGGGATTTGTAAGTCGGACGCTTTACATGTATTCTGAGTACTTTGAAGACAAGCGCATCGATCATTTGCAAAGAAATTTAAAAATCCCTGCCTATAAAAAGGTAGCGAAATTAAAATTTAGATAA
- a CDS encoding F-box/WD40 repeat-containing protein, whose protein sequence is MNPLRPNPSVLFPVFKTLSWFNEETNIYAEIAAKIFSKLRASDLCQAEGVCQEWRQLIQASNLWKKLYFQKASRAFSPEKESPIGTLPSEMLLKIFSFLPVKELGFSQQVCKSWCELGADTSLWKCLLGKTYPTLSATSDTMKVSPKDILAAQYNIKTNRAQIIDLLPLALEKGHKENAQAAFSQNGKHVIIFNNDIINSRCDIVSLWDANTGKCLQVWEGITWSRDLFLSSGSQWLIINRSKSTSLWDANTGECLKVLEEDSLGTEVFFSPNKERLVTRGSFIRLWDAKTGECLQTLERRETKDWSSQTPFSPDSQWLAIDSSKSVSLWDAKTGKCLHTLEKPKKESLFTKISFSPDSESLVINSNESISLWNAKAGECLHIWEEYSGGSSVTFSPDSQQIVIDDYEFIRLWDIKTREWVCTLDESADASIISFSSDSQRLIADNGQSLCLWDAKAGKKLKTLDEELEEWAEITLFSPDNQRIIADTLDFIRLWDASTGECLRTLEKPAKKDWDTEISFSSNSEKIVIHLIDSIHLWDAQTGKCLKNLEEPGDFKQAFFSSNSQWLVISDPCDVQLWDAQTGEYLHTLGKHFGYGGHKPASFSPNEGQLLIGMKVFDFFPAKSDSYQPTEPPRNLENEERANNPTEKLVTEESKKRKARSTKSQEDSSNISAAVEHLPPSPQKKRKKGE, encoded by the coding sequence ATGAACCCTTTGCGTCCAAATCCCTCTGTTTTATTTCCTGTATTTAAGACTCTTTCTTGGTTTAATGAAGAAACAAATATCTATGCGGAGATTGCAGCCAAGATTTTCTCTAAATTGAGAGCCTCCGATCTATGTCAAGCAGAGGGGGTTTGCCAAGAATGGAGGCAACTGATTCAGGCAAGTAACTTATGGAAAAAACTTTATTTCCAAAAAGCTAGCAGGGCTTTCTCGCCAGAAAAAGAATCCCCTATAGGTACACTCCCTTCTGAAATGTTGTTAAAAATTTTTTCCTTTTTGCCTGTTAAAGAACTCGGCTTTAGCCAGCAGGTATGCAAGAGCTGGTGTGAATTAGGTGCAGACACTTCACTTTGGAAATGTTTACTTGGGAAAACTTATCCTACTTTATCTGCTACATCCGACACGATGAAAGTCTCTCCCAAAGATATACTAGCGGCTCAATACAATATAAAAACTAATCGTGCGCAAATTATTGATTTACTTCCTTTGGCATTGGAAAAAGGACATAAAGAGAACGCGCAAGCAGCGTTTTCTCAGAATGGTAAGCATGTAATTATTTTTAATAATGACATAATTAACTCTCGTTGTGACATTGTTAGCCTTTGGGATGCTAATACAGGAAAATGTCTACAGGTTTGGGAGGGAATTACTTGGAGCAGAGATCTATTTCTTTCTTCAGGTAGCCAGTGGCTAATTATTAATAGATCTAAGTCTACTAGTCTTTGGGATGCCAACACAGGAGAATGTCTAAAAGTCTTAGAAGAAGACTCATTGGGTACAGAAGTATTCTTTTCTCCAAATAAAGAACGGCTAGTTACCAGGGGTAGCTTCATTCGCCTTTGGGATGCTAAAACGGGAGAATGTCTGCAGACTTTAGAAAGACGGGAAACAAAAGATTGGAGTTCACAAACACCTTTTTCTCCAGATAGCCAGTGGCTGGCTATCGATAGCTCTAAATCCGTTAGCCTTTGGGATGCTAAAACTGGGAAATGCCTACACACTTTGGAAAAACCGAAAAAAGAAAGTCTGTTCACAAAAATATCTTTTTCTCCAGATAGCGAGTCGCTAGTTATCAATAGTAATGAATCTATTAGCCTCTGGAATGCTAAAGCCGGGGAATGTCTACATATTTGGGAAGAATACAGCGGGGGAAGCTCGGTAACTTTTTCACCAGATAGCCAGCAAATAGTTATTGACGACTATGAATTCATTCGCCTTTGGGATATTAAAACTAGAGAATGGGTCTGCACTTTGGATGAAAGCGCGGATGCCTCCATCATATCTTTTTCTTCAGACAGTCAGCGCCTAATTGCTGATAATGGGCAGTCTCTTTGCCTTTGGGATGCTAAAGCTGGAAAAAAGCTAAAAACTTTGGATGAAGAGCTAGAGGAATGGGCAGAAATAACCCTCTTTTCTCCCGACAACCAACGTATAATTGCCGATACCTTAGATTTCATTCGTCTTTGGGATGCTAGCACAGGAGAATGTCTACGGACTTTAGAAAAACCGGCAAAAAAAGATTGGGATACAGAAATATCTTTTTCTTCAAATAGTGAAAAGATAGTTATTCACCTTATCGACTCCATCCACCTTTGGGATGCACAAACAGGGAAATGTCTAAAAAATTTGGAAGAGCCTGGAGATTTCAAACAAGCATTTTTTTCTTCAAATAGCCAATGGTTGGTGATTTCTGACCCATGTGATGTTCAACTGTGGGATGCTCAAACAGGTGAATACCTGCACACTTTGGGAAAACACTTCGGATACGGGGGACACAAGCCGGCATCCTTTTCTCCTAATGAGGGACAATTATTAATTGGAATGAAAGTTTTTGATTTTTTCCCCGCTAAAAGCGATAGTTATCAACCCACGGAACCTCCAAGAAATCTAGAAAATGAAGAGAGAGCAAACAATCCAACTGAAAAATTGGTAACAGAAGAATCTAAAAAAAGAAAAGCCAGAAGTACTAAAAGCCAAGAAGATAGTAGCAACATTTCAGCGGCAGTGGAACATCTTCCGCCTTCTCCCCAGAAAAAAAGGAAAAAAGGGGAGTAG
- a CDS encoding beta-ketoacyl-ACP synthase III, which produces MPIQPKARIVGMGSFLPERILTNQHLEEMVETTDDWIVSRTGIKERRIAGTHEPPSLMGFYAAQKALQESSVSAADIDMVLVATMTPDYITPSTAAIIQAKLGASSAAALDIQAACTGFLYGLSIAKAYIEAGIYRNILLIASEKLSTIINYKDRNTCVLFGDGAAAAVISNQGKGFSLDAFCLGSDGEVAELLMIPAGGARQPSSIETVTQELHFLKMEGKEVFKHAVRRMGAAAKECLVKAGITEEEIDWLVPHQANIRIIEALAKSFNLPSERVYKTLHKYGNTSASSVAIALEELKSENQILQGEKLLLVGFGAGLTWAAAIITQIDDLSSSFD; this is translated from the coding sequence ATGCCAATTCAACCTAAAGCGCGTATCGTAGGAATGGGCTCTTTTTTACCTGAACGTATTTTAACCAATCAACATCTAGAAGAGATGGTTGAAACAACCGATGATTGGATTGTCTCGCGTACAGGAATAAAAGAACGTCGAATTGCCGGCACTCACGAGCCTCCTTCTTTAATGGGGTTTTATGCGGCCCAAAAAGCATTGCAGGAAAGTAGCGTGTCAGCTGCAGATATAGACATGGTTTTAGTGGCAACAATGACACCCGATTACATCACACCAAGTACAGCCGCTATTATTCAGGCTAAGCTAGGGGCGTCTTCTGCTGCGGCCTTAGATATACAAGCCGCTTGCACAGGTTTTTTGTATGGATTGTCGATTGCTAAAGCTTACATTGAAGCAGGCATCTATCGCAATATTCTTTTAATTGCTTCAGAAAAGCTTTCTACTATTATCAATTACAAAGATAGAAATACATGCGTTTTGTTTGGCGATGGAGCGGCAGCCGCTGTGATCTCTAATCAAGGAAAGGGATTTTCCCTCGACGCATTTTGCTTAGGTTCAGATGGAGAAGTTGCCGAGCTTTTAATGATTCCGGCGGGTGGCGCGCGTCAGCCTTCAAGCATCGAAACCGTAACCCAAGAGTTGCATTTTTTGAAAATGGAAGGAAAGGAAGTTTTCAAGCATGCCGTACGAAGAATGGGGGCTGCAGCAAAAGAATGTTTAGTTAAAGCCGGTATAACCGAAGAAGAGATTGATTGGTTAGTACCCCATCAAGCTAATATACGGATTATTGAAGCATTAGCTAAAAGTTTTAATCTACCGAGTGAACGCGTTTATAAAACCTTGCATAAATATGGAAATACATCGGCATCTAGCGTGGCCATAGCCTTGGAAGAGCTTAAGAGCGAAAACCAAATTTTACAAGGTGAAAAGCTGCTATTGGTAGGTTTTGGAGCCGGGCTTACTTGGGCAGCCGCCATTATAACCCAAATAGATGATCTATCCTCTTCATTCGACTGA
- the lpxD gene encoding UDP-3-O-(3-hydroxymyristoyl)glucosamine N-acyltransferase, whose protein sequence is MNSLKTFKLAHIAVMTQSKLIGNPDYEIEGVADLERASAKEASFLENPRYEQAMQKSHAGVIFVNSHMPLAGDRNFLINENPSLAFQQLIDAFFKEKGELTGFAGIHPTAVIHETCQIGANVKIGPHAVIDKEAKIDDNTFIGAGVYVGPYVTIGKDCLIHPKAVIRERCSLGDRVILQPGAVIGACGFGYITNKAGEHIKLQQLGKVEIEDDVEIGANTTIDRSRFETTHIKRGSKIDNLVQIGHNVTIGAHNIIVAQTGIAGSTKTGRHVVMGGQVAVAGHLKIADEVMLAGRTGVTKSLPTSGKYGGLPAQPIEIHNRNSVFLNHIEKYIKIIKALQEEIKILKDKSPH, encoded by the coding sequence ATGAATTCCTTAAAAACCTTTAAGCTAGCCCATATAGCAGTGATGACACAATCAAAGCTGATAGGCAATCCCGATTATGAAATTGAAGGGGTTGCCGATCTAGAAAGAGCGAGTGCCAAAGAGGCCTCCTTTCTAGAAAATCCCCGCTATGAGCAAGCGATGCAAAAATCTCATGCAGGCGTGATATTTGTTAATTCGCATATGCCTTTGGCGGGTGATCGTAACTTTTTGATTAATGAAAACCCTTCTTTAGCATTTCAACAATTAATTGATGCTTTTTTTAAAGAGAAGGGAGAGCTTACGGGTTTTGCAGGAATTCATCCAACAGCTGTGATTCACGAAACGTGCCAAATTGGCGCTAATGTAAAAATTGGTCCCCATGCTGTTATAGATAAAGAAGCTAAAATAGATGACAATACCTTTATTGGTGCAGGAGTGTACGTAGGTCCTTATGTTACTATAGGAAAGGATTGCCTTATCCATCCTAAGGCTGTAATCCGTGAACGCTGCTCCCTAGGAGACAGAGTCATTCTACAACCAGGTGCTGTGATAGGAGCTTGTGGTTTCGGTTACATTACCAACAAAGCTGGTGAACACATTAAATTGCAACAATTAGGTAAAGTGGAAATAGAAGATGATGTTGAAATTGGAGCCAATACTACCATCGATCGATCTCGCTTTGAAACCACTCACATTAAAAGAGGCTCTAAAATAGATAACCTTGTGCAAATTGGCCATAACGTCACGATAGGGGCTCATAATATTATCGTTGCGCAGACAGGAATTGCCGGCTCCACTAAAACTGGCCGTCATGTCGTGATGGGAGGTCAAGTAGCGGTAGCGGGACATCTTAAAATTGCCGATGAAGTGATGCTAGCCGGACGTACTGGGGTGACCAAATCCTTGCCTACGTCTGGTAAATATGGAGGGCTGCCAGCCCAGCCTATCGAGATTCATAATCGTAATAGCGTTTTTCTCAACCATATAGAAAAATATATAAAAATAATTAAAGCTCTACAAGAAGAGATAAAAATTCTTAAAGATAAATCTCCTCATTAA
- a CDS encoding DUF4277 domain-containing protein, which translates to MQIDTQNIDHLGLVAGMCEEIGLVDLIDQAVGSQAKNKHLTYGQAVKCMILNRLGFVSRTLYMYSEYFEDKLIDHL; encoded by the coding sequence ATGCAAATAGATACACAAAACATCGATCATTTAGGATTAGTGGCTGGAATGTGTGAGGAAATAGGATTAGTTGACCTTATAGACCAAGCAGTAGGTAGCCAGGCGAAGAATAAGCATCTAACCTATGGGCAAGCTGTTAAATGTATGATCTTAAATAGATTGGGATTTGTAAGCCGGACGCTTTACATGTATTCTGAGTACTTTGAAGACAAGCTCATCGACCATTTGTAA
- a CDS encoding F-box-like domain-containing protein: MNPLRPNPSVLFPVFKTLSWFKEETNVYAEIAAKIFSKLGASDLCRAEGACQEWKQLIQASNLWKKLYFQKASRAFSPEKESTIGKLPSEMLLKIFSFLPVKELGFSQQVCKSWYELGADTALWKCLLGKTYPTLSATSDTMKISPKDLIAAQHNIKTNRAQIIDLLPLALEKGHKENAQAAFSSNGKHVIIFNNDIINSRCDIVSLWDANTGKCRQVWEGITWSRDLFLFSGSQLLIINRSKSTSLWDANTGECLKALEEDLSDIEVFFSPNKERLVTRGSFIRLWDAKTGECLQALERRETNGWSSQIYFSPDSQWLAINSSKSVSLWDAKTGKYLHTLEKPGKESLFTTISFSPDSQWLAIDSSKSVSLWNANTGECLHIWEEINVPDSVTFSPDSQQIVIDDYEFIRLWDIKTREWVCTLDESGDIPFISFSSDSRRLIVDNRQFLCLWDAKAGKKLKALDEELRGEYAEITLFSPDNQRIIASTKDLIRLWDANTGECLQTLDQRKIKDWVKKISFSSNSEKVVIRFIDSISLWDAQTGKCLKNLEETGDFRQAFFSSNSQWLVISDPHDVQLWDAQTGEYLRTLGKHLGYGGDEPASFSPNGGQLLIGMKVFDFFPAKSDSYQPAESPRNLEKEERANNPTEKLVTEESKKRKARSTKSQEDSSNISAAVEHLPPSPQKKRKKGE; the protein is encoded by the coding sequence ATGAACCCATTGCGTCCAAATCCCTCTGTTTTATTTCCTGTATTTAAGACTCTTTCGTGGTTTAAAGAAGAAACTAATGTTTATGCGGAGATTGCAGCCAAGATTTTCTCAAAATTGGGAGCCTCCGATCTATGTCGAGCAGAGGGAGCTTGTCAAGAATGGAAGCAGCTAATTCAAGCAAGTAACTTATGGAAAAAGCTCTATTTCCAAAAAGCTAGCAGGGCTTTCTCGCCAGAAAAAGAATCCACTATAGGTAAACTCCCTTCTGAAATGTTGTTAAAAATTTTTTCCTTTTTGCCTGTTAAAGAACTCGGCTTTAGCCAGCAGGTATGCAAGAGCTGGTATGAATTAGGCGCAGACACTGCACTTTGGAAATGTTTGCTTGGGAAAACTTATCCTACTTTATCTGCTACATCCGACACGATGAAAATCTCTCCCAAAGATCTAATTGCGGCTCAACACAATATAAAAACTAATCGTGCGCAAATTATTGATTTACTCCCTCTGGCATTGGAAAAAGGACATAAAGAGAACGCGCAAGCAGCGTTTTCTTCTAATGGTAAGCATGTAATTATTTTTAATAATGACATAATTAACTCTCGTTGTGACATTGTTAGCCTTTGGGATGCTAATACAGGAAAATGCCGACAGGTTTGGGAGGGAATTACTTGGAGCAGAGATCTATTTCTTTTTTCAGGTAGCCAGTTGCTAATTATCAATAGATCTAAGTCCACTAGTCTTTGGGATGCCAACACAGGAGAATGTCTAAAAGCCTTAGAAGAAGACCTATCGGATATAGAAGTATTCTTTTCTCCAAATAAGGAACGGCTAGTTACAAGGGGTAGTTTCATTCGCCTTTGGGATGCTAAAACGGGAGAATGTTTGCAGGCTTTAGAAAGACGGGAAACAAACGGTTGGAGTTCACAAATATATTTTTCTCCGGATAGCCAGTGGCTGGCTATCAATAGTTCTAAATCCGTTAGCCTTTGGGATGCTAAAACTGGGAAATACCTACACACTTTGGAAAAACCGGGAAAAGAAAGTCTGTTCACAACAATATCTTTTTCTCCGGATAGCCAGTGGCTGGCTATCGATAGTTCTAAATCCGTTAGCCTTTGGAATGCTAACACTGGGGAGTGCTTACATATTTGGGAAGAAATCAATGTGCCAGACTCAGTAACTTTTTCACCAGATAGCCAGCAAATAGTTATCGACGACTATGAATTCATTCGCCTTTGGGATATTAAAACTAGAGAATGGGTCTGCACTTTGGATGAAAGCGGGGATATCCCCTTCATATCTTTTTCTTCAGATAGCCGGCGCCTAATTGTTGACAATAGGCAGTTTCTTTGTCTTTGGGATGCTAAAGCTGGAAAAAAGCTAAAAGCTTTGGATGAAGAGCTAAGGGGGGAATACGCAGAAATAACCCTCTTTTCTCCCGACAACCAGCGGATAATTGCCAGTACCAAAGATCTTATTCGCCTTTGGGATGCCAACACCGGAGAATGTCTACAGACTTTAGACCAACGGAAAATAAAAGATTGGGTTAAAAAAATATCCTTTTCTTCAAATAGTGAAAAGGTAGTTATTCGCTTCATCGACTCCATCTCCCTTTGGGATGCACAAACAGGGAAATGTCTAAAAAATTTGGAAGAGACTGGAGATTTCAGACAAGCATTTTTTTCTTCAAACAGCCAATGGTTGGTTATTTCTGACCCCCATGATGTTCAACTGTGGGATGCTCAAACAGGCGAATACTTGCGCACTCTGGGAAAACACTTAGGATACGGGGGAGACGAGCCGGCATCCTTTTCTCCTAATGGGGGACAACTATTGATTGGAATGAAAGTTTTCGATTTTTTCCCCGCTAAAAGCGACAGTTATCAACCTGCGGAATCTCCAAGAAATCTAGAAAAGGAAGAGAGAGCAAACAATCCCACTGAAAAGTTGGTAACAGAAGAATCTAAAAAAAGAAAAGCCAGAAGTACTAAAAGCCAAGAAGATAGTAGCAACATTTCAGCGGCAGTGGAACATCTTCCGCCTTCTCCCCAGAAAAAAAGGAAAAAAGGGGAGTAG
- a CDS encoding OmpH family outer membrane protein, protein MKKLSKKILQAVSVSFALVALCPAAAEASVAKADQGIKMRLVNFKTCVEKSKLGKQEQASFESLKKQMETMLGEKEKTLNEMADKLNDPDYLDSLSPEAETELKRKFRTLSQEASQQQSQYYQAIQQANYKILDKLADVITQASEAVAKKHGYHMVMNEEGAYYYDKELDISDDIVSVMDELFDKEAKEPKASTGSNP, encoded by the coding sequence ATGAAAAAGTTATCTAAAAAAATCCTGCAAGCAGTTAGCGTAAGTTTTGCTTTAGTAGCCTTATGCCCTGCGGCAGCAGAAGCTTCCGTAGCTAAAGCTGATCAAGGAATTAAAATGCGTCTGGTGAACTTTAAGACTTGCGTAGAAAAATCCAAACTAGGCAAGCAAGAACAAGCTAGCTTTGAATCGCTCAAAAAGCAAATGGAGACAATGCTAGGCGAAAAAGAAAAAACATTGAATGAAATGGCCGATAAACTTAATGATCCTGACTATCTTGACAGCCTCTCCCCTGAAGCGGAAACAGAGCTTAAGCGTAAATTTAGAACTTTAAGCCAAGAAGCAAGCCAACAGCAGTCGCAATATTATCAAGCAATACAACAAGCTAATTATAAAATATTGGATAAGCTCGCTGATGTGATCACTCAAGCATCTGAAGCTGTTGCTAAAAAGCATGGTTACCATATGGTGATGAACGAAGAGGGAGCTTACTATTATGATAAGGAATTAGACATTTCCGATGATATTGTGAGTGTAATGGATGAGCTTTTTGATAAAGAAGCTAAAGAGCCAAAGGCATCCACAGGATCCAATCCATAA
- the recR gene encoding recombination mediator RecR has protein sequence MHYPSHLLKVINVLKRLPGVGSKSAERYAFHMLGWPQEYLDEMASTLKDIHEKLPQCEECGCLKGEYACPFCTEQRQQSKVICIISCAREAFSIETTGEYKGLYHVLGGLLSPLEGIGPDKLTIAALKTRIALLKIEEIVIALDSTLEGDATSLYLKQELAPLGVAISRLAFGLPMGSPLDYVDGGTLARAFSGRSKF, from the coding sequence ATGCATTATCCTTCTCATTTATTAAAAGTTATAAACGTCTTGAAAAGGCTACCGGGAGTAGGTTCTAAAAGTGCCGAGCGTTACGCTTTCCATATGCTAGGATGGCCACAAGAATATTTAGATGAAATGGCTAGCACCCTAAAAGATATTCATGAAAAATTGCCGCAGTGTGAGGAATGTGGCTGCTTAAAAGGCGAATATGCTTGCCCTTTCTGTACAGAGCAACGCCAGCAATCTAAGGTTATTTGCATTATTTCGTGTGCAAGAGAAGCTTTTTCCATTGAAACAACAGGCGAATATAAAGGTCTTTATCACGTATTAGGAGGCTTATTGTCTCCTTTAGAAGGCATAGGTCCCGATAAACTGACTATTGCCGCATTAAAAACACGTATTGCTTTGCTAAAAATAGAAGAGATTGTCATCGCCTTAGATTCTACTCTCGAAGGAGATGCTACCTCTCTTTATTTAAAGCAAGAATTAGCTCCCTTGGGAGTTGCTATCTCTCGTTTAGCTTTTGGACTTCCTATGGGAAGCCCTCTCGATTATGTAGATGGAGGTACATTAGCACGAGCTTTCTCCGGAAGAAGCAAATTTTAA
- the bamA gene encoding outer membrane protein assembly factor BamA, with translation MTNKLMLFLNIGFLLLVSGYSSNLFGQSTQYENQKIEKIEILLQGPCDHFEEEALLSRIKTRQGDFFSQTHFDNDLKILSQDYDRVEPLVESLADKLYITLKIWPKPIIRSINWQGNEHIKTKRLKQELKVSCFSVFDRKSFNQAFHKLKTYYIKKGFFEAELTYDVQLDATTNEVDINISINEGRSGYIKEIVFVNFTDHEQEEISEQLVTKKYNIFLSWLSNEGTYNEEAMQHDQATILNYLHNQGYADAAVDLKVVEATQENRVVIIVTANKGSIYRVGNITIEGNHLFSTEEIYQQLTFCEGGIFSPEKIRQSIENITNLYGRKGYIDAIIDHEPTLSESQEHIYNLKLTIEEGEQFRVGLIKVFGNSQTQTKVILHETLIIPGEVFNIEKLKKTEERLANIGYFSHVNVYAVKSEDSYGLGENYRDVHIEVEETSTGHFGAFFGFSTAESIFGGFNITEKNFNYKGLGRFFQDGYKALRGGGEYAHATATVGSKSRSYVFSWTKPFFNDTQWIVGFELENSVNRYIAKDYDIKTYGGMVNATYQLNQFMKLGWHYRLKHTDIQTSHDLLYEEQYKYYAKHEHGASLVEESHNDGMVSATGLTWSYDSTDHPAKPTQGFKSRLELEIAGLGGNYRFFGAAYTNSWFHKLDRRSVLKLRMDFRFLYPFGGTTAKKMPLDERLFLGGDNMIRGYRPYKLGPRFIEGDPRGGMSMEIYSIEASRRFMKNLEGFIFCDAGHLSFATFDFGLKKARISTSVGLGIRFKIVESIPPLTMGYGIPINPKTRGEVKSFFISVGGRL, from the coding sequence GTGACAAATAAATTAATGCTTTTCCTTAATATAGGATTTTTGCTTCTAGTAAGCGGCTACTCATCAAATCTTTTCGGTCAATCTACCCAATATGAAAATCAAAAAATAGAAAAAATTGAAATTCTTCTTCAAGGGCCTTGCGACCATTTTGAAGAAGAGGCTCTCCTTAGCCGAATCAAAACACGGCAAGGAGATTTTTTTTCGCAAACACATTTTGATAACGATCTTAAAATTCTTTCTCAAGATTATGACCGTGTTGAACCCCTTGTTGAAAGCTTAGCTGATAAGCTATATATTACCTTAAAAATATGGCCCAAGCCTATCATTCGCTCTATCAACTGGCAGGGTAACGAACATATAAAAACTAAAAGGTTAAAGCAAGAGCTGAAAGTATCTTGCTTTTCTGTTTTTGACCGTAAAAGCTTTAATCAAGCTTTTCACAAGCTAAAAACTTACTATATTAAAAAAGGTTTTTTTGAAGCGGAGCTCACCTATGATGTACAGCTGGATGCCACTACTAACGAAGTAGATATCAACATCTCCATTAATGAAGGGCGCTCGGGCTATATCAAAGAAATTGTATTTGTTAATTTTACAGATCATGAACAAGAAGAGATAAGTGAACAGCTTGTGACTAAAAAATATAATATATTTTTAAGTTGGCTAAGCAATGAAGGAACTTATAATGAAGAGGCCATGCAGCATGATCAAGCCACCATTCTTAATTATCTTCATAATCAAGGATATGCTGATGCAGCTGTCGATCTTAAAGTTGTGGAAGCCACTCAAGAAAACCGCGTGGTCATTATAGTTACTGCAAACAAAGGATCTATCTATAGAGTAGGTAATATTACGATCGAGGGAAATCACCTATTTAGTACAGAAGAAATCTATCAGCAGTTAACTTTTTGTGAAGGAGGGATCTTTTCTCCTGAAAAAATTCGTCAAAGTATAGAAAATATTACAAATCTCTATGGGCGTAAAGGCTATATTGATGCCATCATTGATCATGAGCCTACTCTTTCTGAAAGCCAGGAACACATCTACAACCTCAAGCTTACTATTGAAGAAGGCGAGCAGTTTCGGGTAGGTTTAATTAAGGTATTTGGAAATTCTCAGACCCAAACAAAAGTTATTCTCCATGAAACCCTGATTATTCCTGGAGAAGTCTTTAATATTGAAAAACTGAAAAAAACTGAAGAACGTTTAGCCAACATTGGCTATTTTTCTCATGTAAACGTCTATGCTGTTAAATCAGAAGATTCTTATGGCTTAGGAGAAAATTATCGCGATGTCCACATTGAAGTCGAAGAAACCAGCACGGGACATTTTGGGGCATTCTTTGGGTTTAGCACCGCAGAAAGTATTTTTGGAGGCTTTAATATCACTGAAAAAAACTTTAACTATAAAGGCTTAGGTCGTTTCTTTCAAGATGGCTATAAAGCATTAAGAGGAGGAGGCGAATATGCCCATGCTACCGCTACAGTGGGCTCCAAAAGCCGCAGCTATGTTTTTTCTTGGACCAAGCCATTTTTTAATGATACTCAATGGATTGTAGGATTTGAGCTAGAAAATTCTGTCAATCGCTATATAGCCAAAGACTATGATATAAAAACTTATGGGGGAATGGTTAATGCTACTTATCAGTTAAATCAGTTTATGAAATTGGGGTGGCATTACCGCTTAAAACATACAGATATTCAAACCTCGCATGACTTGCTTTATGAAGAACAGTATAAATATTACGCCAAGCATGAGCATGGAGCTTCGTTAGTTGAAGAATCCCATAATGATGGAATGGTTTCAGCCACCGGATTAACATGGTCTTACGATTCTACTGATCACCCGGCCAAACCTACCCAAGGATTTAAATCACGATTAGAATTGGAGATAGCTGGATTGGGCGGTAACTATCGCTTCTTTGGCGCTGCCTACACCAATAGCTGGTTTCATAAATTAGACAGACGCAGTGTTTTAAAGCTACGCATGGATTTTCGCTTTCTTTATCCCTTCGGAGGGACGACTGCTAAAAAAATGCCCCTTGACGAGCGGCTATTTCTGGGCGGCGATAACATGATAAGAGGCTATCGTCCTTATAAACTGGGGCCACGTTTTATTGAAGGAGATCCACGAGGTGGGATGTCAATGGAGATTTATTCGATAGAGGCTTCTCGACGGTTCATGAAAAACCTCGAAGGTTTCATTTTCTGTGATGCCGGTCATCTTTCTTTTGCCACTTTTGATTTCGGGTTAAAAAAAGCACGCATTAGTACATCCGTTGGCTTGGGTATACGTTTCAAAATAGTCGAAAGCATTCCCCCTCTTACGATGGGTTATGGAATCCCTATCAATCCTAAAACACGCGGAGAGGTTAAAAGCTTCTTCATTAGCGTGGGCGGGCGTCTTTAA